From one Populus alba chromosome 17, ASM523922v2, whole genome shotgun sequence genomic stretch:
- the LOC118037172 gene encoding uncharacterized protein isoform X2 — MEKTTAKTEEEVAGRSLLDLVFSWSIRDVLNKDIYKNQVKTIPETFTSTSHYMKSFIPALLEETRADLCSNMMKVSQAPTREIFSIERSKEYKPPKDLFYKMWLKRMGKTGNGKGIYDPEVGDLLALTDARPKDIADLNRPGINYLLAYVHRVSNGLDDDDNHETLSILTSKPIEFELENKQNKRESVIAGQEIQKKRRATVFVVYLANMTTNVRIWRSLNSDLQGGNTNVIQNVLETSSPDSQDCSHCLSEVNRSAALSGMEENIISSSNLNDSQEDAIVSCIGLSECQHQSTVKLIWGPPGTGKTKTVGLLLFSLLKLKCRTLTCAPTNVAVLQVTSGLLKLVTDSLEHDTYGLGDIVLFGNGERMKISENDDLEDIFLDHRVELLYHCFAPSTGWKHTVDSMINLLEDPEHQYRRYLENIKKENEGGDRDDEMIEFEEMNSNKEKDEVVSEQNQKGRNSRKVLKKILLQALKDNKKTEKKKQMVSSHQDKLPRCLGKGDQYGKENKEDNTLPFEEFVKKRFNILGEKLDFLIVGLYTHLPTSVISVEVVKSMIKALDLLSCLKTLLNGVSRGDEGLKLDINNFENEESNACQYSRLATKRKDCIQILNSLPRAFDVPNIFESYQVRNFCLENACLIFCTASSSAKLHTEGMKPIKLLVVDEAAQLKECESTIPLQLSGLRHAVLIGDERQLPAMVQSEISKEAEFGRSLFERLVILGHEKHLLNMQYRMHPSISLFPNKEFYGGLIQDASTVKERNYQKQFLQGNMYGPYSFINVASGKEQFNNGGSKKNLVEVAVVSELVASLFKEFTRARKKMSVGVISPYNAQVYAIQEKIGKTYSAHSDFTVNIRSVDGFQGGEEDVIIISTVRCNANGKIGFLSNRQRVNVALTRARHCLWILGNGATLVNSDSIWKKLVTDAKERGCFYNAEEDKSLSKAITDAFLESDQLDALLNVNSPQFRNARWKFCFSNDFRKSILKVRNEARQEVISLLSKLSSGWRESPEERIIVVRHGTSSELLEQYRVNDQLKLIWTVDVIKENSNHTQILKVWDVLPLLDLPKLARHLDDVFGNYTVDKMNRCKHKCIEGNLVVPMRWPMGFDGAAGSSISETDLAELLSQPLASLVIRDESEASVTSSRQAPWTNRNRKYGFSSGRMDSKPRW, encoded by the exons AACATGATGAAGGTCTCCCAAGCACCTACAAGGGAGATCTTTTCAATTGAAAGATCAAAAGAGTATAAACCTCCCAAAGACTTGTTTTATAAGATGTGGTTGAAGAGAATGGGAAAAACTGGAAATGGGAAAGGAATATACGACCCTGAGGTTGGAGATCTCCTTGCTTTGACAGATGCAAGACCGAAAGACATTGCAGATTTGAACAGGCCTGGGATAAACTATCTTCTTGCTTATGTTCATAGGGTATCTAATGGGCTGGATGATGACGATAATCATGAAACGTTATCAATTCTCACATCCAAACccattgaatttgaattagaaAACAAGCAGAATAAAAGGGAGTCTGTCATTGCTGGACAAgagattcaaaagaaaagaagagccaCTGTCTTCGTTGTTTACCTAGCAAACATGACGACGAATGTCCGCATATGGAGATCATTGAACTCAGATCTGCAAGGAGGGAACACGAACGTTATCCAGAATGTGCTTGAAACTAGCTCACCT GATAGCCAAGATTGTTCTCACTGCTTATCTGAAGTGAATAGAAGTGCTGCACTTTCTGGTATGGAAGAAAATATAATCAGCTCTTCTAATTTAAATGACTCACAGGAAGATGCAATTGTAAGCTGCATTGGTCTGAGTGAATGCCAGCATCAAAGCACTGTCAAACTAATTTGGGGTCCTCCAGGGACTGGAAAGACAAAGACAGTTGGTTTATTACTGTTTTCTCTACTTAAACTGAAGTGCAGGACACTTACATGTGCTCCAACCAATGTTGCTGTGTTGCAAGTGACATCGGGACTCCTAAAGCTAGTTACAGACTCTCTTGAACATGACACCTATGGACTTGGAGATATAGTTCTCTTTGGGAACGGGGAGCGAATGAAGATTTCTGAGAATGATGATCTTGAAGATATATTTCTTGACCATCGGGTTGAATTGCTTTATCATTGCTTTGCCCCGTCAACCGGGTGGAAGCACACTGTAGATTCAATGATAAATTTGCTTGAAGATCCGGAGCATCAGTACCGCAGGTACttggaaaacataaaaaaagagaacgaGGGAGGGGATCGGGATGATGAAATGATTGAATTTGAAGAGATGAACAGCAACAAAGAGAAGGATGAAGTGGTCAGTGAACAAAACCAGAAGGGCAGGAACAGCAGGAAAGTTCTGAAGAAAATTCTTTTACAGGCATTGAAAGACAacaagaaaactgaaaaaaagaaacagatggTTTCTTCTCATCAAGATAAGCTTCCAAGGTGTTTGGGAAAGGGAGATCAATATGGAAAGGAAAACAAGGAAGATAATACTCTCCCGTTCGAGGAATTTGTAAAGAAAAGGTTCAATATCCTTGGTGAGAAGttggattttttaattgtagGTTTGTATACGCATTTGCCAACGTCTGTCATTTCAGTAGAAGTTGTGAAGAGCATGATAAAAGCTCTTGATTTACTCAGCTGCCTCAAAACATTGTTGAATGGTGTTAGCAGAGGAGATGAAGGTTTAAAGCTAGAcatcaataattttgaaaatgaagaaagcaATGCCTGTCAATATTCAAGGCTGGCCACTAAAAGAAAGGATTGCATTCAGATACTGAATTCACTTCCTCGAGCATTTGACGTGCCCAATATTTTTGAAAGTTATCAAGTGAGAAACTTTTGCTTGGAAAATGCATGTCTGATTTTCTGTACCGCTTCAAGCTCTGCCAAGTTGCACACAGAAGGAATGAAACCGATAAAATTGTTGGTTGTTGATGAAGCTGCGCAGCTTAAAGAATGTGAATCGACCATTCCATTGCAGCTTTCTGGTCTTCGCCATGCCGTTCTTATAGGTGACGAGCGCCAACTTCCTGCAATGGTTCAAAGCGAG ATTTCCAAGGAAGCTGAATTCGGGAGGAGTTTGTTCGAGAGATTGGTCATACTGGGACACGAGAAACACCTACTGAATATGCAGTACAGGATGCATCCATCTATAAGCTTATTCCCAAATAAAGAGTTCTATGGTGGGCTAATTCAGGATGCTTCAACTGTCAAAGAAAGAAACTATCAGAAACAATTTCTTCAAGGCAATATGTATGGGCCTTACTCATTTATTAATGTAGCCAGTGGGAAAGAACAATTCAATAATGGTGGCAGCAAGAAAAATTTGGTCGAGGTTGCCGTAGTTTCTGAGCTAGTTGCAAGCCTTTTTAAAG AATTTACAAGGGCAAGAAAGAAGATGAGCGTAGGAGTCATATCACCGTACAACGCTCAAGTTTAtgcaattcaagaaaaaattggaAAGACTTACAGTGCACATAGTGATTTTACAGTAAATATTCGGTCTGTCGATGGATTTCAAGGAGGCGAGGAGGATGTTATAATTATCTCTACTGTCAGATGTAATGCAAACGGAAAAATAGGTTTCCTTTCCAATCGCCAAAGGGTGAATGTGGCATTGACCCGTGCAAG GCACTGCCTCTGGATATTGGGAAATGGAGCAACTCTTGTCAACAGCGATTCTATTTGGAAGAAATTAGTTACTGATGCCAAGGAACGGGGGTGTTTCTATAATGCCGAAGAGGATAAAAGCTTGTCTAAGGCTATTACGGATGCCTTTTTAGAATCGGACCAACTTGATGCTCTTCTGAACGTGAATTCTCCACAGTTCAGAAATGCAAGATGGAAG TTTTGTTTCAGTAACGATTTTCGGAAATCCATTCTGAAAGTGAGAAATGAGGCTCGTCAGGAAGTGATTTCTTTGTTGTCAAAGCTTTCGAGTGGCTGGCGGGAATCTCCTGAAGAGAGAATCATCGTTGTCCGACATGGAACTTCTTCTGAACTGTTAGAACAATACAGAGTCAATGATCAGCTTAAACTGATTTGGACAGTGGATGTAATCAAGGAAAACTCAAACCACACGCAAATTCTCAAGGTGTGGGATGTTTTACCATTACTTGATTTACCAAAACTAGCAAGGCATCTCGATGATGTCTTTGGGAATTATACAGTTGATAAGATGAATCGCTGCAAGCACAAATGTATAGAAGG GAATTTGGTTGTTCCAATGAGATGGCCAATGGGTTTCGATGGTGCTGCCGGGAGTAGTATCTCTGAAACTGATCTTGCAGAACTTCTGTCACAACCATTGGCTTCACTTGTTATTAGGGATGAATCAGAAGCATCAGTAACAAGTAGTAG ACAGGCGCCCTGGACGAACAGGAACAGGAAATATGGATTTAGCAGTGGAAGAATGGATTCAAAGCCTAGGTGGTGA
- the LOC118037172 gene encoding uncharacterized protein isoform X1 has translation MFKTFIFISLLALSTDFTEDNQRGEKMEKTTAKTEEEVAGRSLLDLVFSWSIRDVLNKDIYKNQVKTIPETFTSTSHYMKSFIPALLEETRADLCSNMMKVSQAPTREIFSIERSKEYKPPKDLFYKMWLKRMGKTGNGKGIYDPEVGDLLALTDARPKDIADLNRPGINYLLAYVHRVSNGLDDDDNHETLSILTSKPIEFELENKQNKRESVIAGQEIQKKRRATVFVVYLANMTTNVRIWRSLNSDLQGGNTNVIQNVLETSSPDSQDCSHCLSEVNRSAALSGMEENIISSSNLNDSQEDAIVSCIGLSECQHQSTVKLIWGPPGTGKTKTVGLLLFSLLKLKCRTLTCAPTNVAVLQVTSGLLKLVTDSLEHDTYGLGDIVLFGNGERMKISENDDLEDIFLDHRVELLYHCFAPSTGWKHTVDSMINLLEDPEHQYRRYLENIKKENEGGDRDDEMIEFEEMNSNKEKDEVVSEQNQKGRNSRKVLKKILLQALKDNKKTEKKKQMVSSHQDKLPRCLGKGDQYGKENKEDNTLPFEEFVKKRFNILGEKLDFLIVGLYTHLPTSVISVEVVKSMIKALDLLSCLKTLLNGVSRGDEGLKLDINNFENEESNACQYSRLATKRKDCIQILNSLPRAFDVPNIFESYQVRNFCLENACLIFCTASSSAKLHTEGMKPIKLLVVDEAAQLKECESTIPLQLSGLRHAVLIGDERQLPAMVQSEISKEAEFGRSLFERLVILGHEKHLLNMQYRMHPSISLFPNKEFYGGLIQDASTVKERNYQKQFLQGNMYGPYSFINVASGKEQFNNGGSKKNLVEVAVVSELVASLFKEFTRARKKMSVGVISPYNAQVYAIQEKIGKTYSAHSDFTVNIRSVDGFQGGEEDVIIISTVRCNANGKIGFLSNRQRVNVALTRARHCLWILGNGATLVNSDSIWKKLVTDAKERGCFYNAEEDKSLSKAITDAFLESDQLDALLNVNSPQFRNARWKFCFSNDFRKSILKVRNEARQEVISLLSKLSSGWRESPEERIIVVRHGTSSELLEQYRVNDQLKLIWTVDVIKENSNHTQILKVWDVLPLLDLPKLARHLDDVFGNYTVDKMNRCKHKCIEGNLVVPMRWPMGFDGAAGSSISETDLAELLSQPLASLVIRDESEASVTSSRQAPWTNRNRKYGFSSGRMDSKPRW, from the exons AACATGATGAAGGTCTCCCAAGCACCTACAAGGGAGATCTTTTCAATTGAAAGATCAAAAGAGTATAAACCTCCCAAAGACTTGTTTTATAAGATGTGGTTGAAGAGAATGGGAAAAACTGGAAATGGGAAAGGAATATACGACCCTGAGGTTGGAGATCTCCTTGCTTTGACAGATGCAAGACCGAAAGACATTGCAGATTTGAACAGGCCTGGGATAAACTATCTTCTTGCTTATGTTCATAGGGTATCTAATGGGCTGGATGATGACGATAATCATGAAACGTTATCAATTCTCACATCCAAACccattgaatttgaattagaaAACAAGCAGAATAAAAGGGAGTCTGTCATTGCTGGACAAgagattcaaaagaaaagaagagccaCTGTCTTCGTTGTTTACCTAGCAAACATGACGACGAATGTCCGCATATGGAGATCATTGAACTCAGATCTGCAAGGAGGGAACACGAACGTTATCCAGAATGTGCTTGAAACTAGCTCACCT GATAGCCAAGATTGTTCTCACTGCTTATCTGAAGTGAATAGAAGTGCTGCACTTTCTGGTATGGAAGAAAATATAATCAGCTCTTCTAATTTAAATGACTCACAGGAAGATGCAATTGTAAGCTGCATTGGTCTGAGTGAATGCCAGCATCAAAGCACTGTCAAACTAATTTGGGGTCCTCCAGGGACTGGAAAGACAAAGACAGTTGGTTTATTACTGTTTTCTCTACTTAAACTGAAGTGCAGGACACTTACATGTGCTCCAACCAATGTTGCTGTGTTGCAAGTGACATCGGGACTCCTAAAGCTAGTTACAGACTCTCTTGAACATGACACCTATGGACTTGGAGATATAGTTCTCTTTGGGAACGGGGAGCGAATGAAGATTTCTGAGAATGATGATCTTGAAGATATATTTCTTGACCATCGGGTTGAATTGCTTTATCATTGCTTTGCCCCGTCAACCGGGTGGAAGCACACTGTAGATTCAATGATAAATTTGCTTGAAGATCCGGAGCATCAGTACCGCAGGTACttggaaaacataaaaaaagagaacgaGGGAGGGGATCGGGATGATGAAATGATTGAATTTGAAGAGATGAACAGCAACAAAGAGAAGGATGAAGTGGTCAGTGAACAAAACCAGAAGGGCAGGAACAGCAGGAAAGTTCTGAAGAAAATTCTTTTACAGGCATTGAAAGACAacaagaaaactgaaaaaaagaaacagatggTTTCTTCTCATCAAGATAAGCTTCCAAGGTGTTTGGGAAAGGGAGATCAATATGGAAAGGAAAACAAGGAAGATAATACTCTCCCGTTCGAGGAATTTGTAAAGAAAAGGTTCAATATCCTTGGTGAGAAGttggattttttaattgtagGTTTGTATACGCATTTGCCAACGTCTGTCATTTCAGTAGAAGTTGTGAAGAGCATGATAAAAGCTCTTGATTTACTCAGCTGCCTCAAAACATTGTTGAATGGTGTTAGCAGAGGAGATGAAGGTTTAAAGCTAGAcatcaataattttgaaaatgaagaaagcaATGCCTGTCAATATTCAAGGCTGGCCACTAAAAGAAAGGATTGCATTCAGATACTGAATTCACTTCCTCGAGCATTTGACGTGCCCAATATTTTTGAAAGTTATCAAGTGAGAAACTTTTGCTTGGAAAATGCATGTCTGATTTTCTGTACCGCTTCAAGCTCTGCCAAGTTGCACACAGAAGGAATGAAACCGATAAAATTGTTGGTTGTTGATGAAGCTGCGCAGCTTAAAGAATGTGAATCGACCATTCCATTGCAGCTTTCTGGTCTTCGCCATGCCGTTCTTATAGGTGACGAGCGCCAACTTCCTGCAATGGTTCAAAGCGAG ATTTCCAAGGAAGCTGAATTCGGGAGGAGTTTGTTCGAGAGATTGGTCATACTGGGACACGAGAAACACCTACTGAATATGCAGTACAGGATGCATCCATCTATAAGCTTATTCCCAAATAAAGAGTTCTATGGTGGGCTAATTCAGGATGCTTCAACTGTCAAAGAAAGAAACTATCAGAAACAATTTCTTCAAGGCAATATGTATGGGCCTTACTCATTTATTAATGTAGCCAGTGGGAAAGAACAATTCAATAATGGTGGCAGCAAGAAAAATTTGGTCGAGGTTGCCGTAGTTTCTGAGCTAGTTGCAAGCCTTTTTAAAG AATTTACAAGGGCAAGAAAGAAGATGAGCGTAGGAGTCATATCACCGTACAACGCTCAAGTTTAtgcaattcaagaaaaaattggaAAGACTTACAGTGCACATAGTGATTTTACAGTAAATATTCGGTCTGTCGATGGATTTCAAGGAGGCGAGGAGGATGTTATAATTATCTCTACTGTCAGATGTAATGCAAACGGAAAAATAGGTTTCCTTTCCAATCGCCAAAGGGTGAATGTGGCATTGACCCGTGCAAG GCACTGCCTCTGGATATTGGGAAATGGAGCAACTCTTGTCAACAGCGATTCTATTTGGAAGAAATTAGTTACTGATGCCAAGGAACGGGGGTGTTTCTATAATGCCGAAGAGGATAAAAGCTTGTCTAAGGCTATTACGGATGCCTTTTTAGAATCGGACCAACTTGATGCTCTTCTGAACGTGAATTCTCCACAGTTCAGAAATGCAAGATGGAAG TTTTGTTTCAGTAACGATTTTCGGAAATCCATTCTGAAAGTGAGAAATGAGGCTCGTCAGGAAGTGATTTCTTTGTTGTCAAAGCTTTCGAGTGGCTGGCGGGAATCTCCTGAAGAGAGAATCATCGTTGTCCGACATGGAACTTCTTCTGAACTGTTAGAACAATACAGAGTCAATGATCAGCTTAAACTGATTTGGACAGTGGATGTAATCAAGGAAAACTCAAACCACACGCAAATTCTCAAGGTGTGGGATGTTTTACCATTACTTGATTTACCAAAACTAGCAAGGCATCTCGATGATGTCTTTGGGAATTATACAGTTGATAAGATGAATCGCTGCAAGCACAAATGTATAGAAGG GAATTTGGTTGTTCCAATGAGATGGCCAATGGGTTTCGATGGTGCTGCCGGGAGTAGTATCTCTGAAACTGATCTTGCAGAACTTCTGTCACAACCATTGGCTTCACTTGTTATTAGGGATGAATCAGAAGCATCAGTAACAAGTAGTAG ACAGGCGCCCTGGACGAACAGGAACAGGAAATATGGATTTAGCAGTGGAAGAATGGATTCAAAGCCTAGGTGGTGA